The following are from one region of the Erwinia billingiae Eb661 genome:
- a CDS encoding lysylphosphatidylglycerol synthase domain-containing protein, translating to MSSKNRIIKVLKTCINYIGTLLAIAGVVFVSLKLKQYWQADSINHVSIISWMAIGVLSVCYAGANIFLVVAWKNILEHYNMRVSSRWAFQAYGISQLAKYVPGNIFHIAGRQALAMAAGLPGKLVLKSNLLELIMISCGGALMGWIVLSVLFPNLSLIMALTLLFCSYIGVILIARFYFSLSLSKAIIYQFLFLLSSAFIFTTILTLLAHGRVLDISVICTTLGVYTIAWLAGLVMPGAPAGIGIRELVVVYFLSEYIPNAELLLAVLLGRIVTVIGDILFFVSAYLNKSFKLTQEH from the coding sequence ATGTCGTCGAAAAACAGGATAATAAAGGTTTTAAAAACCTGCATTAACTATATTGGGACCCTGCTTGCGATAGCTGGAGTTGTTTTTGTTTCTCTAAAGTTAAAACAATATTGGCAAGCAGATAGCATCAACCATGTTAGTATTATTTCATGGATGGCGATTGGTGTGTTAAGTGTTTGCTATGCGGGCGCTAACATATTTTTAGTGGTTGCATGGAAAAATATACTTGAACATTACAACATGAGAGTTTCATCACGTTGGGCTTTCCAAGCTTATGGTATTTCACAATTAGCAAAGTATGTACCAGGTAATATTTTCCATATAGCGGGAAGACAAGCTTTAGCTATGGCTGCAGGTTTACCGGGGAAATTAGTACTGAAGTCAAACCTTCTCGAGTTGATTATGATATCGTGTGGAGGAGCATTGATGGGATGGATTGTTCTCTCTGTACTTTTTCCCAACCTGTCCCTGATTATGGCTTTGACACTTTTGTTCTGTAGCTATATTGGGGTTATTCTAATTGCCAGATTTTATTTTAGTCTATCCTTAAGTAAAGCGATTATCTATCAATTCTTATTTTTGCTCTCATCAGCTTTCATTTTTACCACTATCCTCACCCTTTTAGCCCATGGGCGGGTTTTAGATATTTCAGTGATATGCACTACTTTAGGTGTCTATACGATTGCCTGGTTAGCGGGGTTAGTGATGCCAGGCGCACCTGCTGGCATTGGCATTAGAGAATTAGTCGTAGTCTATTTTTTAAGTGAGTACATACCCAATGCAGAGCTGCTATTGGCCGTTTTGTTAGGAAGAATAGTCACCGTTATAGGCGATATATTATTTTTTGTATCAGCGTACCTAAATAAATCATTTAAATTAACTCAAGAGCATTAA
- a CDS encoding ArnT family glycosyltransferase, with protein MNVSEDGKKIIYSNLTSHAGLYSILMLLFLLCIGYNISTRLGLFPDETQHLGFVINVIKSGFPDYVNGYGFESNKLNYLEHPALYYLLTGYISKLTLLMVDVSYKSFRLVNYFISALTIIYIYKSLLVMNVRKISIFFAFFPLLSIPMFIMLSASYNNDPLMILGCTLVFYSFVLFYDKDDNLTYFIRYFLLGCVITALTKATGALAIVCIISVYLIFQNKKIVQTLSKLKFYDWLWIILAALIVIIYYSFTYYKFGHFFPSAQENPSIWYKLTVPNAPRMGLLEHLVAFYNSNVYTLLDPYGHQIFDDILIREKLDAFVLVMMPVFLMISFIKLKSENNKFVQLFLIFFFGYVIFMILYFCEIHALNHATGYPGAMQSRYFYGFIPFFIVFFAHAVDCLVNRFFRYLVFSLLTLTLLLSFYPSYAAFFKDYYGQDTFNSNYGELTKGRVFEQTFTAQSDILKRIDIFIGTYQRHNSGTLQMDLYSDTKLLADSRIQINSISDNSWVSFKFDNLILEHGKTYALKVKADGSEAGNAVTWWALGEFKEHPEFLGTAYGPQDLKGNRYLEGLSFVDGDKIKGTFTMRIYK; from the coding sequence ATGAATGTTAGTGAAGATGGTAAGAAAATTATATATTCTAATTTAACATCGCACGCGGGGTTGTATAGCATCTTGATGTTGCTTTTCCTTCTATGCATTGGATATAACATATCAACCAGGTTAGGATTATTTCCTGACGAGACACAACATCTTGGCTTCGTCATTAATGTTATTAAATCTGGTTTTCCTGACTATGTAAATGGATATGGATTTGAATCAAACAAGTTAAACTATCTCGAGCACCCAGCATTGTACTATCTTTTAACAGGATATATTTCAAAATTAACTTTGCTCATGGTGGATGTATCTTATAAATCATTTCGACTCGTGAATTACTTTATATCAGCACTGACAATTATATATATTTATAAATCATTATTGGTGATGAATGTGAGGAAGATATCCATATTCTTCGCATTCTTTCCACTACTCAGTATCCCTATGTTTATTATGTTGAGTGCTTCGTATAATAATGATCCTTTGATGATTTTAGGGTGCACTTTGGTTTTTTATTCATTTGTTCTTTTTTACGATAAGGATGATAATCTTACCTATTTCATTAGGTATTTTCTTCTGGGATGTGTAATAACAGCCCTGACTAAAGCTACAGGGGCACTGGCGATTGTATGTATCATTTCAGTATACTTAATTTTTCAAAATAAAAAAATTGTCCAGACGTTGAGTAAATTAAAATTTTATGACTGGTTATGGATTATCCTTGCTGCTTTAATAGTCATAATTTACTATTCTTTCACCTATTATAAATTTGGGCATTTTTTCCCCTCAGCGCAAGAGAATCCGAGCATTTGGTACAAATTAACTGTTCCCAATGCGCCACGTATGGGGTTACTTGAACATTTGGTCGCATTTTATAATTCTAATGTATATACTTTGCTAGATCCTTACGGTCATCAAATATTTGATGACATCTTAATAAGAGAAAAGCTTGATGCATTTGTATTAGTGATGATGCCTGTTTTTTTGATGATTTCATTCATTAAGTTGAAAAGTGAAAATAATAAATTCGTGCAGTTATTCTTGATCTTCTTTTTCGGTTATGTGATTTTCATGATCTTATATTTTTGTGAGATACATGCGCTTAATCATGCTACCGGATATCCAGGAGCTATGCAGTCCAGATATTTCTATGGCTTTATACCTTTTTTTATTGTGTTCTTTGCCCATGCGGTTGACTGTCTAGTAAACAGATTCTTTAGGTATTTAGTTTTTTCGCTCCTTACTTTAACGCTACTTCTCTCCTTTTATCCATCCTATGCTGCATTTTTTAAAGACTATTATGGGCAAGATACTTTTAACAGTAATTATGGTGAGCTAACAAAAGGTAGGGTTTTTGAACAAACATTTACTGCACAATCAGATATTTTAAAGCGGATTGATATTTTTATCGGAACTTATCAAAGACATAACTCAGGAACACTGCAAATGGATTTATATTCTGACACCAAGCTACTTGCTGATAGTAGAATTCAGATAAATTCAATAAGTGATAATAGCTGGGTGTCTTTTAAATTCGATAACCTTATTCTTGAACATGGTAAGACTTACGCCTTAAAAGTCAAAGCTGACGGCAGTGAAGCAGGAAATGCTGTTACATGGTGGGCGCTGGGTGAATTCAAAGAGCATCCTGAATTTTTGGGAACGGCGTATGGTCCACAAGATTTGAAGGGCAATCGCTATCTGGAAGGATTATCATTTGTTGATGGCGATAAAATAAAAGGAACTTTTACAATGAGGATTTATAAATAA
- the dacD gene encoding serine-type D-Ala-D-Ala carboxypeptidase DacD, whose translation MKKRQLASISVVLAFASLAHADDNPLAFPMTPPSVDAASWVLMDATTGQVLTQGNADERRNPASLTKLMTGYVVDRAIDAKRITRDDMVTIGQDAWGAGNPVFKGSSLMFLKPGEKVSVRDLSRGVIIDSGNDACVALADYVAGSQSAFVDQMNQYVTKLGLTNTHFETVHGLDAPGQFTTAGDLAKLSRAIISGEPDFYQMYGEKSLTWNGITQQNRNGLLWDKTLHVDGLKTGHTESAGFNIIASSVDGQRRLIAVIMGGKSTKGREEQARKLLTWGQNNFDTVQLFHAGKEIGHENVWYGNPHQVSVGSDKDVYLALPRDEVKKIKAKYVIDRKDLEAPLKAHEQVGSIQLVDGDKTLASYQLVALQEVKEAGIITRIEDYIKQKL comes from the coding sequence TTGAAGAAGCGTCAGCTTGCAAGTATAAGTGTGGTTTTGGCTTTTGCCTCCCTGGCTCATGCCGATGACAATCCGTTGGCCTTTCCTATGACGCCTCCTTCTGTCGATGCCGCTTCCTGGGTATTGATGGATGCCACTACCGGCCAGGTGTTAACCCAGGGCAACGCCGATGAGCGTCGCAATCCAGCCAGCCTCACCAAGCTGATGACGGGATATGTGGTCGACCGTGCGATTGATGCCAAGCGCATCACGCGTGATGACATGGTAACGATAGGGCAGGATGCATGGGGCGCGGGCAATCCGGTGTTTAAAGGATCGTCGTTAATGTTTCTGAAGCCGGGCGAGAAAGTCTCCGTCCGCGATCTGAGCCGTGGCGTGATCATTGACTCCGGTAACGATGCCTGTGTTGCGCTGGCCGATTATGTCGCGGGCAGCCAGTCAGCTTTTGTTGATCAGATGAACCAGTACGTCACCAAGCTGGGCCTGACCAATACCCATTTCGAAACCGTTCACGGTCTGGATGCGCCAGGTCAGTTCACGACCGCCGGGGATTTGGCGAAGCTTTCCCGGGCGATTATCTCCGGCGAGCCCGATTTTTATCAGATGTATGGCGAAAAATCCCTCACCTGGAACGGCATCACCCAGCAGAATCGTAACGGTTTGTTATGGGATAAAACCCTGCACGTCGACGGTCTGAAAACCGGTCACACCGAAAGCGCCGGTTTTAATATCATTGCTTCCAGCGTCGACGGACAGCGTCGTCTGATTGCGGTGATCATGGGCGGAAAAAGTACCAAAGGGCGTGAAGAGCAGGCGCGTAAACTGCTGACCTGGGGCCAGAACAATTTCGATACCGTGCAGCTGTTCCATGCCGGCAAAGAAATTGGTCACGAAAACGTCTGGTACGGCAATCCGCATCAGGTCTCCGTCGGCAGCGATAAAGATGTTTATCTGGCCCTGCCGCGTGATGAAGTGAAAAAGATTAAAGCGAAATACGTTATCGATCGCAAAGATCTGGAAGCGCCACTGAAAGCCCATGAGCAGGTGGGTTCGATTCAACTGGTTGATGGCGACAAGACGCTGGCGTCTTATCAGCTGGTTGCCCTGCAGGAAGTGAAGGAAGCAGGCATCATTACCCGCATCGAAGACTACATCAAACAGAAGCTGTAA
- a CDS encoding GtrA family protein encodes MNSTFIKYVLVGILNTAIHWSAMGCCVYLLKINQAASNFIGFSLAVTFSFFVNATWTFESKTSLKRYFLFVGFMGLLAYSFGWMGDKLSLEPLLTAAFFSAFSLVCGYLYSKFIIFSVKNT; translated from the coding sequence ATGAATTCGACTTTTATAAAATATGTATTAGTAGGCATTCTTAACACTGCTATCCACTGGTCTGCCATGGGTTGCTGTGTTTATTTATTGAAAATCAATCAGGCAGCGAGTAATTTTATTGGATTTAGCCTTGCCGTGACCTTCAGTTTTTTTGTAAATGCAACATGGACTTTTGAATCGAAGACTTCATTAAAACGTTACTTTCTGTTTGTTGGATTCATGGGATTACTCGCTTATAGTTTCGGATGGATGGGCGACAAGCTTTCTCTTGAACCACTTCTGACAGCCGCTTTCTTCTCGGCATTTAGCTTGGTTTGCGGCTATCTATATTCCAAATTCATTATATTTTCCGTCAAAAACACTTAA
- a CDS encoding glycosyltransferase, translating to MNTLYRNLKIAVIVPCYNEEMSVATVISQFRQYLPEADIYIFDNNSKDKTAFIAKEQGAHVHLVQLKGKGNVVRRMFSDVEADVYVMVDGDATYDATAAKVMIDKLVDDRLDMVVGCRKENGDAATYRQGHRLGNKMLTGTVTTIFKGQFTDMLSGYRAFTRRYVKSFPCLSRGFEIETELTIHALELRMRYGEVETSYGERPEGSVSKLSTYKDGVKILKTIVKLYMTERPFYFFLLISSLLVLISLFLGLPILWEYENTGLVPRFPTAILSSAVMTIAIISFVCGIILESVTMGRREMKALFYLNAGNGIDNNK from the coding sequence ATGAATACACTGTATCGAAACCTAAAAATTGCTGTCATTGTTCCTTGTTACAATGAAGAAATGTCTGTGGCAACCGTTATAAGCCAGTTTCGTCAATACCTACCTGAGGCCGATATTTATATTTTTGATAATAATTCTAAAGATAAAACTGCGTTTATTGCTAAAGAACAGGGAGCACATGTTCATTTAGTACAATTAAAGGGAAAAGGCAACGTGGTTCGCCGGATGTTCTCTGATGTAGAAGCTGATGTATATGTCATGGTCGATGGCGATGCTACCTATGACGCAACTGCGGCGAAAGTCATGATCGATAAACTGGTGGATGACAGGCTGGATATGGTTGTTGGGTGTCGTAAAGAAAATGGTGATGCGGCAACTTATCGACAGGGACATAGGCTGGGAAATAAGATGCTAACTGGCACGGTAACGACCATTTTTAAAGGCCAGTTTACCGATATGCTGTCTGGTTACCGGGCATTTACACGACGCTATGTTAAATCATTCCCGTGTTTGTCTCGCGGATTTGAAATTGAAACAGAATTGACCATACATGCTTTGGAACTTAGAATGCGCTATGGTGAAGTTGAGACCAGTTACGGTGAACGGCCAGAGGGGTCAGTCAGTAAACTGTCAACTTACAAAGATGGCGTTAAAATCCTAAAGACAATTGTAAAGTTGTATATGACCGAAAGGCCATTTTATTTCTTCCTTCTTATTAGCTCATTACTCGTGTTAATTTCATTATTTCTTGGACTACCCATTTTATGGGAATATGAAAATACAGGGTTAGTCCCAAGATTTCCTACAGCAATCCTTTCGTCGGCAGTTATGACTATAGCCATAATCTCATTCGTATGCGGAATTATTTTAGAATCTGTAACTATGGGCAGAAGAGAAATGAAAGCGCTGTTCTATCTCAATGCGGGTAACGGCATAGATAATAATAAATAA
- a CDS encoding acyltransferase family protein — MSATRGWSTELEGLRGIASLWVLVGHISLLIHCHITLISSPGIGVDLFILLSGYLMAKNYVERQHKEPWQSASTIKTFWTRRFFRIAPLYYLLLIIALVYGPWFGEMRDTIAHFYSGTATESSRYSDQSLANILTHFSFLFGLLPAYGFNTVLPDWSIGLEMQFYLLFPFIMLVTMRFGYATSLIGFMVLCCVGRYVLADYYEAFEMPSMILIKLNMFLSGMLLAEAVRRKALLYVAFALLGPVASKVIGLEAIPLQLVMEVLMIVGMAAILWQYAEGSLMTKVIALPRKLLNNRVSTWLGDVSFSVYLLHLLIVIPAIALLLTHTGLGGKSDIMRFVTVCAICIPITYALGSLLYRYVEKPGILIGKKVLGQRPVVRDVAG; from the coding sequence ATGTCTGCCACACGAGGCTGGTCTACAGAACTTGAGGGGCTGCGAGGCATCGCGTCACTCTGGGTTCTGGTTGGTCATATCAGTTTACTGATTCATTGCCATATCACGCTGATCTCCTCACCTGGCATTGGTGTGGATCTCTTTATTCTTCTCTCTGGCTACCTGATGGCCAAAAACTATGTTGAGCGCCAACATAAAGAGCCGTGGCAAAGCGCCAGCACCATCAAGACCTTCTGGACGCGCCGTTTTTTCCGTATCGCCCCGCTCTACTATTTACTGCTGATTATCGCACTGGTATATGGTCCGTGGTTTGGTGAAATGCGCGACACCATCGCCCACTTCTATTCCGGCACGGCAACCGAGTCATCGCGCTACTCGGATCAGTCGCTGGCAAATATCCTGACCCATTTCAGCTTCCTGTTCGGCCTGTTGCCGGCTTACGGCTTTAATACCGTGCTGCCAGACTGGAGTATCGGACTGGAGATGCAGTTCTATCTGTTGTTCCCGTTCATCATGCTGGTGACCATGCGCTTTGGCTACGCCACCTCGCTGATTGGCTTTATGGTGCTGTGCTGCGTGGGCCGCTATGTGCTGGCGGATTACTATGAAGCGTTCGAAATGCCTTCAATGATCCTGATAAAGCTGAATATGTTCCTGTCCGGCATGCTGCTGGCTGAAGCCGTGCGCCGTAAAGCGCTGCTGTATGTCGCCTTTGCGCTGCTGGGTCCGGTTGCCAGTAAGGTGATTGGTCTGGAAGCCATTCCGCTGCAGCTGGTGATGGAAGTGCTGATGATTGTCGGCATGGCTGCGATCCTCTGGCAATACGCCGAAGGCAGCCTGATGACCAAAGTCATTGCCCTGCCCCGCAAACTGTTGAACAACCGCGTCAGCACCTGGTTGGGCGATGTGTCCTTCTCGGTCTATCTGCTGCATCTGTTGATTGTGATCCCAGCCATTGCGCTGCTGCTGACCCACACCGGTCTGGGCGGTAAGAGCGACATTATGCGATTCGTCACGGTCTGTGCCATCTGCATCCCGATTACCTATGCGTTAGGATCGTTGCTCTATCGCTACGTTGAAAAGCCTGGGATTCTGATTGGGAAGAAGGTGCTGGGACAACGGCCTGTGGTGAGGGATGTTGCGGGTTAA
- a CDS encoding glycosyltransferase family 2 protein codes for MKLIIQIPCFNEGQTLAIALQALPRSVEGFEKVEWLIIDDGSSDNTVAVAQACGVDHIVKHPVNKGLARAFMTGVNACLDAGADVIVNTDADNQYEADDIPSLTQPILNGRAEFVIGARPVQTIEHFSPVKKVLQRLGSWVVRLASKTDIPDAPSGFRAMSRETAQKLIVFSDYTYTLETIIQAGQKNIAITSVPIRVNEDLRPSKLVKSIFSYINRSIITIIRIFVIYRPFRFFGTIGLVLFSAGFLIGLRFVFNYINGEGTGHIQSLILASVLLGMGFQTILIAFIADLLSANRKLLEDLRFKSAQENGKNK; via the coding sequence GTGAAACTAATCATACAAATACCCTGCTTTAATGAAGGTCAAACACTCGCTATTGCCCTACAGGCTCTACCGCGTAGCGTAGAAGGATTTGAAAAAGTTGAATGGTTAATTATCGACGATGGCAGTAGCGACAACACTGTAGCAGTGGCTCAAGCTTGTGGTGTTGACCATATTGTTAAGCATCCCGTCAATAAGGGGCTTGCCAGAGCGTTCATGACCGGAGTTAATGCCTGTCTTGACGCAGGCGCTGATGTCATTGTCAATACGGATGCAGATAACCAATACGAAGCTGACGATATCCCTTCGCTCACACAGCCAATTCTGAATGGTAGAGCTGAATTCGTTATCGGTGCACGTCCAGTACAAACTATTGAGCATTTCTCACCGGTTAAGAAAGTTTTACAAAGGCTGGGTAGTTGGGTTGTGCGCTTAGCCAGTAAAACCGATATTCCAGATGCACCAAGTGGCTTTCGGGCTATGAGCAGGGAAACAGCTCAGAAGCTAATTGTTTTCAGTGACTATACTTACACATTAGAAACGATTATTCAGGCTGGACAAAAAAATATCGCGATCACTTCTGTCCCAATTCGAGTTAATGAAGATCTTAGGCCCTCTAAGTTAGTGAAAAGTATTTTTTCATACATCAATCGAAGTATAATAACTATAATCAGGATTTTTGTCATTTATCGCCCATTCCGTTTTTTCGGCACGATTGGGCTAGTGCTATTTTCTGCGGGTTTTTTAATAGGCCTGAGATTTGTTTTTAATTATATTAATGGTGAAGGGACTGGGCATATTCAATCCCTGATTTTGGCATCTGTGCTCTTGGGTATGGGCTTTCAAACAATATTAATAGCCTTCATTGCAGATTTGCTTTCAGCAAACAGAAAGTTGTTGGAAGATCTAAGGTTCAAATCTGCACAAGAAAATGGAAAAAATAAATAA
- the sbcB gene encoding exodeoxyribonuclease I, protein MKENKPQPTFLFHDYETFGKSPSLDRPAQFAGIRTDMDFNIIGEPEVFYCQPADDYLPQPEAVMITGITPQLAKAKGISEAAFTKRIHALFSEPNTCIVGYNNVRFDDEVTRNLLYRNFYDPYGWAWQHGNSRWDLLDVMRACYALRPEGIAWPENDDGLPSFRLEHLTKANGVSHENAHDAMSDVYATIAMAKLVKEKQPRLYDFLFTHRNKNKITALIDIPQMKPLVHISGMFGAFRGNTSWIAPLAWHPVNKNALITCDLAGDITPLLELDADTLRERLYTRREELGDNAPVPVKLMHINKCPVVAPANTLRPEDAERLGIDRKRCLDNLAILRQHPEVREKVVALFAEAEPFAGSSDVDAQLYDGFFSDADRNTMNIIQQTLPENLPALDLTFNDARIEKLLFRFRARNYPGTLDEAEQTRWLQHRREALNPERVQSYVQELEMLFNQYEGDIGKEKDLKMLFQYVQNLTS, encoded by the coding sequence GTGAAAGAGAACAAGCCCCAGCCCACCTTCCTGTTCCATGACTATGAGACCTTCGGCAAAAGCCCGTCGCTGGACCGCCCTGCGCAGTTCGCCGGGATCCGAACCGACATGGACTTCAACATCATCGGTGAGCCTGAGGTGTTCTACTGTCAGCCTGCGGATGACTACCTGCCACAGCCGGAAGCGGTGATGATCACCGGGATTACCCCTCAGTTGGCGAAAGCTAAAGGGATCTCCGAGGCTGCTTTCACCAAACGTATTCATGCGCTGTTCAGCGAGCCTAATACCTGCATCGTTGGCTATAACAATGTGCGGTTTGATGATGAGGTCACGCGCAACCTGCTTTATCGCAACTTTTACGATCCCTATGGCTGGGCCTGGCAGCACGGTAATAGCCGCTGGGATTTGCTGGATGTGATGCGAGCCTGCTACGCATTGCGTCCTGAAGGGATCGCGTGGCCAGAAAATGATGACGGTTTGCCGAGTTTCCGTCTGGAGCATCTCACTAAAGCCAACGGCGTTTCCCATGAGAATGCGCATGATGCGATGTCTGATGTATACGCGACTATCGCTATGGCAAAGCTGGTGAAAGAGAAGCAGCCGCGCCTGTATGACTTCCTGTTCACCCATCGCAATAAGAACAAGATCACTGCGTTGATTGATATTCCGCAGATGAAGCCGCTGGTGCATATCTCCGGAATGTTTGGCGCGTTTCGTGGCAACACCAGCTGGATTGCCCCGCTGGCGTGGCACCCGGTCAATAAAAATGCGTTGATTACCTGTGATTTGGCCGGGGATATCACTCCCCTGCTGGAGTTGGATGCGGATACCCTGCGTGAGCGTTTGTATACCCGCCGTGAGGAACTGGGTGATAACGCGCCGGTGCCGGTCAAGCTAATGCATATCAACAAATGCCCGGTGGTGGCGCCGGCCAATACGCTGCGTCCTGAAGATGCTGAACGTTTGGGGATCGATCGCAAGCGTTGCCTGGATAACCTCGCGATACTGCGTCAGCATCCGGAAGTGCGGGAAAAAGTGGTGGCGTTATTCGCTGAAGCCGAGCCTTTCGCCGGCTCCAGCGACGTAGATGCCCAGCTGTATGACGGCTTCTTCAGCGATGCCGACCGCAATACCATGAACATTATTCAGCAGACACTGCCGGAGAATTTACCGGCGCTGGACCTGACATTTAACGATGCACGCATTGAAAAACTGTTGTTCCGCTTCCGCGCCCGTAACTATCCCGGCACGCTGGATGAAGCCGAACAGACACGCTGGTTGCAGCATCGTCGCGAAGCCTTGAACCCAGAGCGAGTGCAAAGCTATGTGCAGGAGCTGGAAATGCTGTTCAATCAGTATGAAGGTGATATCGGAAAAGAAAAAGATTTAAAAATGTTATTTCAGTATGTCCAAAATCTAACTAGTTAG
- a CDS encoding class I SAM-dependent methyltransferase has protein sequence MSMKIAGGKTEDGIVVGNTYDKYGARNPIVRWMMKGFEESLMTLSSKANPCTIHEIGCGEGYWVTKWNQSGIEARGCDFSHQVIEIARDNAKQVGVSIEQFSTRSIYDLDAEEDAADLIVCCEVLEHLEDPEEGLRALQRVTQNYILLSVPREPLWRILNFARGKYCLDMGNTPGHLQHWSKPGFIKMVSTYFDVVEVKSPLPWTMVLCRRKTG, from the coding sequence ATGAGTATGAAAATTGCAGGTGGCAAGACTGAAGACGGCATTGTTGTGGGTAACACCTATGATAAATATGGCGCACGTAATCCTATCGTGAGATGGATGATGAAAGGCTTTGAGGAGTCACTGATGACTTTGTCTTCCAAAGCTAACCCTTGCACTATACATGAAATAGGATGTGGTGAAGGGTATTGGGTGACTAAATGGAATCAGAGCGGCATTGAAGCTCGTGGGTGTGATTTCTCTCATCAAGTGATTGAAATTGCGCGAGACAATGCTAAACAGGTTGGCGTTTCAATCGAACAGTTCAGCACCAGGAGTATCTATGACCTTGACGCAGAGGAAGATGCAGCTGACCTTATTGTTTGTTGTGAAGTACTTGAACATTTAGAGGATCCTGAAGAAGGCCTGCGCGCTCTGCAGAGAGTCACTCAAAATTATATCCTTCTCAGCGTACCCAGGGAACCGCTATGGCGCATATTAAACTTTGCCAGAGGGAAATATTGTTTAGATATGGGTAATACTCCAGGTCATTTGCAACATTGGTCGAAACCAGGATTTATTAAAATGGTATCAACTTACTTTGATGTTGTAGAAGTCAAAAGCCCATTACCTTGGACAATGGTATTATGTCGTCGAAAAACAGGATAA
- a CDS encoding DUF2142 domain-containing protein, which translates to MVSVNDTQISHNEKLKNKLICLLFLIFVAFSFSWVLHVKPPFTSPDEVAHLSRADALRNGYVYLVSPDSKINSGGNIDKSLDIFRTQYDRVIRNHDPSLPNELKNKMRSLHWSGENKFFSMANTAFYFPLVYSPQALGFSLGHLFNLNVFTTYKLVSALNLITITILVIFAWRLHPIPGPALVIMLLPMSVFQFFSPTIDGLTFALAAFLMSLFCNLLKNEKNSHSYAKMILLCITAFILSSSRANLLPLLLFPLWLFIKTKERSYLYGFIVTSLLVLFWTYFSIKTVHDNGIHHPGIEQIDVLKHYIKHPLEVFSIIWNTISNYGTIKSYVLSFIGVLGWLDAPLTDFAYWYFGLFIYTIFVINIFSKNILQRKSETILLALFSVAVITLTFCALLVQWSTFPATRVDGVQGRYFIIPMIILGYAIMDKPELRKLSLILSAIMAVASVYSVHLALETRYF; encoded by the coding sequence ATGGTTTCAGTAAATGATACACAAATAAGTCATAATGAAAAATTAAAAAATAAACTAATATGTTTATTATTTTTGATCTTCGTAGCATTTTCTTTTTCATGGGTGTTGCATGTTAAGCCCCCCTTTACTTCTCCAGATGAAGTGGCGCATCTTTCCCGCGCTGACGCTTTAAGAAATGGCTACGTTTATCTGGTTTCACCTGATTCGAAGATAAATTCTGGTGGAAATATTGATAAATCATTGGATATATTCAGGACGCAATACGATAGAGTGATTAGAAACCATGATCCTTCTCTTCCTAATGAGTTAAAAAATAAAATGAGATCGCTCCACTGGAGCGGTGAAAATAAATTCTTTTCGATGGCGAATACAGCATTTTATTTCCCACTGGTTTATTCACCTCAAGCATTAGGTTTTAGTCTTGGTCATTTATTTAATTTGAATGTTTTTACCACATATAAATTAGTCAGCGCATTAAACTTAATAACGATCACAATATTAGTTATTTTCGCATGGAGGTTGCATCCTATTCCTGGTCCAGCACTAGTAATTATGTTGCTACCAATGAGTGTGTTTCAATTTTTCTCACCCACCATCGATGGATTAACTTTCGCGTTAGCAGCTTTTCTAATGTCTCTTTTTTGTAATCTTCTAAAAAATGAGAAAAACTCGCATTCATACGCGAAAATGATATTACTTTGCATAACAGCATTTATCCTAAGTAGTAGTCGGGCAAATTTACTACCGCTATTGTTATTTCCTCTGTGGCTATTTATCAAAACTAAAGAACGCTCATATCTATATGGCTTCATAGTTACATCATTATTAGTATTATTCTGGACTTATTTTTCCATTAAAACTGTTCATGATAATGGAATACATCATCCGGGAATTGAACAAATCGATGTACTTAAACATTATATCAAGCATCCGTTGGAAGTGTTTTCAATTATCTGGAATACAATTTCTAATTACGGCACCATAAAATCTTATGTTCTGAGTTTTATTGGGGTTTTGGGATGGCTGGATGCACCACTGACAGACTTTGCATATTGGTATTTTGGTCTTTTCATCTATACAATATTTGTCATTAATATATTTTCGAAAAATATACTGCAGAGAAAATCCGAAACAATTTTACTGGCACTCTTTTCCGTAGCTGTAATCACGTTAACATTCTGCGCGCTGTTAGTACAATGGTCGACCTTCCCTGCTACACGAGTAGACGGTGTGCAGGGACGATACTTTATCATCCCAATGATCATTTTGGGCTACGCGATCATGGACAAGCCCGAACTTAGAAAGTTATCACTTATTTTATCCGCTATCATGGCAGTAGCGTCAGTATATTCAGTGCATTTGGCACTTGAAACACGTTACTTCTGA